The genomic DNA CATAGCTCAGTAATCCTCTCTCCTCATCTTCTAACGCATGTGTCAACGCTACTTTGATATCGTCTTTATCAAGAGGATATAATTCGAAAATTTGTGCACGTGAGCGAATCGCAGGATTTATAGCGTGATAAGGATTAGAAGTTGTAGCGCCTATTAATACAATTTTCCCGTTTTCTAAGTGCGGTAATAAAAAATCTTGCTTCGCTTTATCCAATCTATGGATTTCATCTAATAACAAAATGACTTGTCCTGACATTTTTGCTTCTTCAACTATCATTTGCATATCTTTTTTAGTATTAGTTACAGCATTCAGTTGTCTAAATTTAAATGCGGTACTTCCCGCAATAGCTTGAGCAATGCTTGTTTTTCCTATGCCAGGAGGACCATAAAAAATCATAGAAGACAGTCTTTTTGCATTTACCATGCGTCGAATAATCCCTTTATCGCCAACGAGATGCCTTTGTCCTATCACTTCATCTATATTTCTAGGTCTCATTCTCGAAGCTAACGGTTCGGTTAACATCTTTATCCCTCCGTTAAGATTTGTTTTGTACTCTGATTGCATTGGTATTATAATAATATAAATAATGATAAAATCAAACTAAATCGGATTAAATAAGGTGAGGTAAAAATATGAAAATATCGACTAAAGGAAGATATGGTTTAACGTTAATGATTGCCTTAGCAAAGCGTCAAGGGACTGGATGTGTGTCGCTTAAAACAATTGCTGAAGAAAATCATTTAAGTGATTTATATTTAGAACAACTTGTAGGACCTTTGCGAAATGCAGGCTTAATTAGAAGCGTTAGAGGTGCAAAAGGGGGCTATGAGTTAAAAATGCCCGCAAATGAAATTACTGCGGGGGATATCATTCGTTTATTAGAAGGGCCACTGACGATAGTTGAACGAATGGAATCAGAGCCACCTGCACAACAACAACTATGGCTACGTATGAGAAATGCTGTTAAAGAGGTGCTTGATCAAACAACATTGCAATCTTTAGCAGATGATAAAGAAAGAGACGAACTCGAAGGCTATATGTTCTATATTTAAAATACGATTCAATCAACGTTATTCTAAGGAGGCTACAAATTATGGAACAGTTTCAATTAAGAGATGGTAATAATATTGATCAATTGGGCTTTGGGACATATAAATTGAATGGCACTCAAGGTGCACATGCGATAACTGAAGCACTCAAGTTAGGATATCGTGTATTAGACACAGCATATAACTATGAAAATGAAGGTGCCGTTGGTAAAGCAATACAAAATAGTCAAATAGGTAGAAATCAAATTTATGTGACTTCGAAATTACCAGGCCGTTATCAAAAAGATGCAAATGTTTATGAAACCATTCAAGAGTCACTTTATCGTCTTCATTTAGATTACATTGATTTGTATTTAATTCATTGGCCAAATCCAAAGCAAGGCTTATTTGTTGAAGCCTGGAAAGCTATGATTGCAGCACAAAAAGCAGGTTTAATACGTCAAATTGGTGTGTGTAATTTCTTGCCGGAGCATATAGAACAGCTTGAAAAAGAAACAGGCGTATTACCTGTCGTCAACCAAATTGAGCTACATCCTTACTTTAACCAAAAAGAGATGATTCAATTTCATCAGCAAAAAGGTGTTTTGACTCAAGCTTGGAGTCCATTAGGACGGGATAACGGCGTTATGGAAGAAGCGGTTTTACGACAATTAGCAGAAAAATATGATAAAACACCCGCGCAAATTATTTTAAAATGGCATATTCAAAATGGTGTGATGCCAATACCAAAAGCAACATCGGCTCAACGTCAGCAAGAAAACCTAAATGTCTTTAATTTCTATATTACAGATGAAGACATCCAATTAATTAATCAATTAACTAAAAAAGATGGAAGAAGAAAAGGACAAGATCCAGCTGTTTACGAAGAATTTTAATGACGATGTTTAAATTCCATGATTTGTGGAATAAATAGAGTAGTTATTAATAAAGGAGGCCTTTAAATGTCAAATAGTGAAAATAAATTTGAACAAGCAAAAGGTAACGTTAAAGAAACAGTAGGAAATGTAACAGATAATAAGTCACTTGAAAATGAAGGTAAAGGTGACAAAGCTTCAGGTAAAGCTAAAGAAGCCATTGATAACGTTAAAGAAAAAGCTAAAGACGCTTTAAACAAGTTTACTGGCGACGATAAATAAGAATTTAATTAAACATTATCATATAAATAAGCTTCCAAGGTTTCCCTTGGAAGCTTATTTTTTGTGAAATATTAAGGCTGTACACTTTATATGGTGGTTATGTGTCTATAATAATTAAGTCGCAAACTTCCGATTGCTTCTTCGAGTCTCGCTTTCCCAGGCGCCTTACCTCAACTAATTTTGGCTTTTATTGTAGCTCATAAGAAGCCAAAATGGATTTTCGGTTTCGGCTCTATGCCTCGGGAGTCTCGACTCGGTACGCAATCTATTTAAGCAATTTCACTATTGAAAAGTGGCATTGCTTACTTTATGAATTACACGTTTTACAGAAGATGCAGAAACGTTACAATCACTTGCGATATCAGTTTCTGAGCGAACTTGTGTTGCTTTATCTATAATGGCTTTCTGAACATGGTTTGAGATAAAACAGTTATCCTCAACAACATTTGTTTTAGAAGTAAAAGTCCGACCACAAACCATACATTTAAAACGTTGTTTTAACAGATTTAAATACACTGCTATCTCTTGGAATCTTAAAAAAGTAATTCGCGATAAACGTTTTCCGTGTTTGTGTATTCGGTTTGGATTCGAATGATAACAGTGAGGACAAGTCATAGGCTTGTAAGAAAGGGTACCAAAGATGACGTTAGATTTCTTACCTCTAATAACTACATCTTCTTCAACTTTAGTGATTTTAATATTATTATCTTTAATTTTTAGTAACTTTAATATATCATTACACATAGGCGCAATATGTCTCCTTTATTTTTGGTTTAGTCACTTAAAATGATAGAGGCATTTGCGCTATTTTTGTACAAAAAAGCAGGATGACTTATGTCATCCCACCATAAAAAATGAAGAACCAATATTAAATAGATGTTCCTCTTCAATATTTACAAAAATGATATAAATTGCAGTTAAATCTTATTGTTGATTTCTTTCATCCATTATTTCTTTAAAATACTGATATGAGCGGTGTTGTAGTTTTGTATCATAAATATAACTAACAGCCATAATTTCATCAATTTCTCCATATTGTTCAATAAAAGCATCTAATTGCTGATTAACTGAAGCTTTGTCTCCAATAATAGAATCTTGTAAACGTGCTTTTGCAAGAGCGACTTCACGTGGTGATAAAACATTACCCAAATCGTCTGTTGGGGGTTGCATTTTACGCATACGCCCATTTAAAATGCTTGCAAAAACTTGCGCTTGTGTTGTAGCTAAATATTGTGATTCTTCAAAGGTATCAGCAACAATGACATTTAAAGCAACAATAATATAAGGTTCTTTCAAATAGGCTGAAGGTTGGAAGAGTTCTTTGTATATTGCAAGGGCTTCTTTCATTTGTTGTGGAGCGAAATGCCCTGCGAAAACATAAGGTAAACCTTCTCGAGCAGCTACATGTGCTGAATCGGTAGATGATCCTAAAATATACAGCGGCACATTTTTATTAACAGCGGGAATTGCTTTAACGTAGCCTTGATTAGAGTCGGGTCCAAAATATTTTAATAATTGTTGAACTTCTTCAGGAAATTTATACACACCATCATGCTGATCTCTTCTTAAAGCACTGGCTGTTGCCATATCCGTTCCCGGTGCTCGGCCTAAACCAAGATCGACACGGTCTCCATATATCGTTTTTAGTGTTCCAAATTGTTCGGCAACAATTAATGGCGCATGATTAGGCAACATAATACCGCCTGAACCGATTCTCATGTGCGTCGTTTGGCTTAATGCATGCTGAATAAGTATCGCGGTTGCTGAACTGACTAAATTTGGAGCATTGTGATGTTCTGCAATCCACAAACGTTCATATTCTTGTTGCTCAAGATGCTTAGCAAAATCGACCATTTGCTCAATTGCATCTATATCAGAACTGCCTTCACGTATAGGAACAAGATTTAAGGCAGAGTATTTCATTTGTTTTGTCATATCTAAAACACTCCTTTTCAGAATAGAGTATAACATTTTCTAAATAGTGAACTCATGAAAATTGCTTAATGCTATCGTTGAACTCTCTTATTTGAAAGATTACAATGAAGATAAAACAACGTGAAATCAGTAAAACGACGTACTAGAATTTTTATACCGCAAATGCTAAAATAGGAACATTGATTATGAGAAAGGATTGACGTGATTATGGGCGTTTATGCAGATTATGCTGCAACAACACCTGTTAAACCAGAAGTTGTTGATAAAATGATGACCATCTACCAAACGCATTTTGGTAACCCTTCATCTATTCATTCACAAGGACGTGATGCGAGAAGCTTGCTTGATGCATCTCGACGTACGGTAGCAAACTACTTGAATGCACAACCCAATGAAGTTGTATTTACGAGTGGTGCAACTGAATCCAATAATACAATCATCAAAGGCATCGCTTACGCAAATCAATCAAAGGGCAAACATCTAATTACAACAAAAATCGAGCATCATTCTGTGTTGCACGTTTTTGAGTACCTGGAAGAACAAGGATTCGAAGTTACTTATTTAGATGTAACACCTGAAGGCCTAGTCGATATCGAGCAATTGCGAAACAGTTTGCGAGAGGACACAACGCTTGTGTCGATTATGTTTGTTAATAATGAAGTTGGGACAGTTCAACACGTATATGATATTCAGCAAGTACTGGCGCCTTATGAAGCATACTTTCACATGGATGCTGTACAAGCTGTAGGGCATTTGCCGATTGATGTAGAAGATTTAAAGGTAGATGCGCTCAGTATGACTGCGCATAAGTTTGGGGGCCCAAAAGGCGTCGGTGTACTTTATATTAAAAATGGAACACGTGTTACTTTTTCTCAGTTAGGTGGAGAACAAGAAACAAAAAGAAGAGCTGGAACTGAAAACTTAGCACAAATCGTTGGATTAGCAGAAGCGCTCAAAATTGCGGAATCATCACGTGATGATAACAATGTTCATCTAGCACAATTACGTGAGCAGCTACTTGTCGCGCTGCAAAATCGTGCCATCCCTTTTGAATACAATGGCTCTATGATTGATAGTACGAATCATATTATTAACTTATACTTTCCGTTTATAGATGTAGAAACGTTACTTACTTTGCTAGATCTTGCTGGCATTTATGTATCGTCTGGTTCGGCATGTACCGCAGGATCCACTATACCGTCACATGTGCTGTTAGCAATGTTTGGTGAAAATAGTCCAAGAGTAAATCAATCCGTTCGCATTAGTATCAACGAACAATTGACTGCTAGAGATATGCAATTGATTGCAACTGAAATTCAAAAAAATCTATTTAAAATTTAAGGAGGAAAATACGTGACAAATCAAAATACACGTGTAGTAGTTGGGATGTCAGGCGGCGTAGATAGTTCTGTGACTGCCCATTTACTCAAAGAGCAAGGTTACGATGTAATTGGTATTTTTATGAAAAACTGGGATGATACTGATGAGAATGGCGTATGTACTGCCACTGAAGATTATAATGATGTGATTGCTGTATGTAACCAAATCGGTATTCCTTATTATGCTGTCAACTTTGAAAAAGAATATTGGGACAAGGTGTTTACTTATTTCTTAGATGAATATAAAAAAGGACGCACACCTAATCCTGATGTCATGTGTAATAAAGAAATCAAATTCAAAGCATTTTTAGAGCATGCATTAAAGCTTGGCGCTGATTATGTGGCAACAGGACACTATGCGCGCGTAAGAAGAAATGATGACGGTTCAGTAGAAATGCTTAGAGGTGTAGATAATAATAAAGACCAAACTTATTTCTTAAATCAATTAACAAATCACCAATTAGAAAAAGTCATGTTTCCAATTGGTGATATCGATAAGAAAAAAGTACGAGAAATTGCTTTAGAACAAGATTTGGCAACGGCTAAGAAAAAAGATTCTACTGGCATTTGCTTCATTGGTGAACGTAATTTTAAAACATTTTTATCTCAATATTTACCGGCACAACCTGGTGAAATGCAAACTTTAACAGGTGAAAAAAAAGGACAACACACAGGTTTAATGTACTATACAATTGGTCAAAGACACGGACTTGGTATTGGTGGAGACGGAGAGCCTTGGTTTGTAGTAGGTAAAAACTTAGAACAAAATATTTTATATGTTGAACAAGGATTCCACCATGATGCTTTATATAGTGATTATTTAATTGCTTCAGATGTATCCTTTGTCAATCAAGTTGATTTGACAGTGCCTCTTAAATGTACGGCTAAATTTAGATACCGACAACAAGATATTGGCGTGACCGTTACAGCGCATTCAGAAGATGCTATCAAAGTCACATTTGACACACCTGTTCGTGCCATTACACCTGGTCAAGCCGTTGTTCTCTATGACGGAGAAGTTTGTTTAGGTGGGGCAACGATTGACGATGTTTACAAAAATGAAAGACAGCTTGATTACGTTGTATAAGAAAAGGTGACATTATGAACCAAGAAAAAATTCATCAATTAATAAAAGAAGGCAAATATGAGGATGCGTTACAAGCGAGCTTTGATAATATTGAAGCGCATCCAGAAGAAGTAGAAAACTATATCAATTCAGGGATACTACTTGCCGAAGCGGGAGAAGTCGAAAAAGCAGAGCGGTTTTTCCAGAAAGCCATTACGATTAATCCGAATCATGGTGTGATTTACTATAATCTCGCTAATGTATATTTTAATGAAGCGCGATATCAAGAAGCCATTAAATTATATCAACAAGCCATGTCGAACGAATTAAATAATAAAGACACCAATTATATGCTTGGTCGCTCTTTTATTGAATTAGATGCGAAAAAACAAGCATTACCATATTTAATGCGTGCTGCTGAATTAGATACTGAATTTGAAGATATAGAAGTACAATTCCAATTTGCATTATTAATGTGTGAGTTAGAGATGTTTGAGCAAGCTGTGCCAGTTCTAAATCAAATTTTAGAAAAAGACAATCGTCATGCGGATGCGCAATATAATCTCACATTAGCATTATTTATGCTGAATGGTAATGTTGAAGCGGCAATTCAAGGTTTTGAACGTGCAATCACAATGGATGAAAATCATTTGTTAAGTCATCATGCTATTAAAACGTTTCGTGCCATACAAGATAAGGAGGACTAATGATGGATAATCCAACACTGTTTGATCAAACCTATGTAAAAGGGACAGTTGAAATGATATTGTTCCAAAATAACGAAAACTACTATACAGTGCTGAAAGTCGATG from Staphylococcus schleiferi includes the following:
- the mnmA gene encoding tRNA 2-thiouridine(34) synthase MnmA encodes the protein MTNQNTRVVVGMSGGVDSSVTAHLLKEQGYDVIGIFMKNWDDTDENGVCTATEDYNDVIAVCNQIGIPYYAVNFEKEYWDKVFTYFLDEYKKGRTPNPDVMCNKEIKFKAFLEHALKLGADYVATGHYARVRRNDDGSVEMLRGVDNNKDQTYFLNQLTNHQLEKVMFPIGDIDKKKVREIALEQDLATAKKKDSTGICFIGERNFKTFLSQYLPAQPGEMQTLTGEKKGQHTGLMYYTIGQRHGLGIGGDGEPWFVVGKNLEQNILYVEQGFHHDALYSDYLIASDVSFVNQVDLTVPLKCTAKFRYRQQDIGVTVTAHSEDAIKVTFDTPVRAITPGQAVVLYDGEVCLGGATIDDVYKNERQLDYVV
- a CDS encoding LLM class flavin-dependent oxidoreductase, producing the protein MTKQMKYSALNLVPIREGSSDIDAIEQMVDFAKHLEQQEYERLWIAEHHNAPNLVSSATAILIQHALSQTTHMRIGSGGIMLPNHAPLIVAEQFGTLKTIYGDRVDLGLGRAPGTDMATASALRRDQHDGVYKFPEEVQQLLKYFGPDSNQGYVKAIPAVNKNVPLYILGSSTDSAHVAAREGLPYVFAGHFAPQQMKEALAIYKELFQPSAYLKEPYIIVALNVIVADTFEESQYLATTQAQVFASILNGRMRKMQPPTDDLGNVLSPREVALAKARLQDSIIGDKASVNQQLDAFIEQYGEIDEIMAVSYIYDTKLQHRSYQYFKEIMDERNQQ
- a CDS encoding transposase family protein is translated as MCNDILKLLKIKDNNIKITKVEEDVVIRGKKSNVIFGTLSYKPMTCPHCYHSNPNRIHKHGKRLSRITFLRFQEIAVYLNLLKQRFKCMVCGRTFTSKTNVVEDNCFISNHVQKAIIDKATQVRSETDIASDCNVSASSVKRVIHKVSNATFQ
- a CDS encoding CsbD family protein yields the protein MSNSENKFEQAKGNVKETVGNVTDNKSLENEGKGDKASGKAKEAIDNVKEKAKDALNKFTGDDK
- a CDS encoding aldo/keto reductase, whose amino-acid sequence is MEQFQLRDGNNIDQLGFGTYKLNGTQGAHAITEALKLGYRVLDTAYNYENEGAVGKAIQNSQIGRNQIYVTSKLPGRYQKDANVYETIQESLYRLHLDYIDLYLIHWPNPKQGLFVEAWKAMIAAQKAGLIRQIGVCNFLPEHIEQLEKETGVLPVVNQIELHPYFNQKEMIQFHQQKGVLTQAWSPLGRDNGVMEEAVLRQLAEKYDKTPAQIILKWHIQNGVMPIPKATSAQRQQENLNVFNFYITDEDIQLINQLTKKDGRRKGQDPAVYEEF
- the cymR gene encoding cysteine metabolism transcriptional regulator CymR, with the translated sequence MKISTKGRYGLTLMIALAKRQGTGCVSLKTIAEENHLSDLYLEQLVGPLRNAGLIRSVRGAKGGYELKMPANEITAGDIIRLLEGPLTIVERMESEPPAQQQLWLRMRNAVKEVLDQTTLQSLADDKERDELEGYMFYI
- a CDS encoding tetratricopeptide repeat protein, giving the protein MMNQEKIHQLIKEGKYEDALQASFDNIEAHPEEVENYINSGILLAEAGEVEKAERFFQKAITINPNHGVIYYNLANVYFNEARYQEAIKLYQQAMSNELNNKDTNYMLGRSFIELDAKKQALPYLMRAAELDTEFEDIEVQFQFALLMCELEMFEQAVPVLNQILEKDNRHADAQYNLTLALFMLNGNVEAAIQGFERAITMDENHLLSHHAIKTFRAIQDKED